In Flavobacteriales bacterium, one genomic interval encodes:
- a CDS encoding YihY/virulence factor BrkB family protein, with translation MLNRIKRKVLFSRVFRRLVGRADDVVLPGFEGFSIYRIGRFFLQALSDGQLAMRASAIAFKVFIAFFPAVIMLLTLIPFIPIDDFQIKLLVTFRDLLPPEVYKFIETTLHDLLVKKHGTLLSVSFLIGLYLASNSIDAILQGFSQSTNLHTWHSPLKQRLLSLGLLLVLPILGLIGIPVLTMSGIAIDRLTDYSILTSQVQVYALVAAKWLISTLLVLGFVSMLYAAGDPTSPKFRLITPGALLAMFLVLVISQALAFVFSNITDYNALYGSIGAILAVQLWIYFNMIALLIGHELNSAIVKARVDHRANLKIRKLAASPV, from the coding sequence ATGTTGAACAGGATCAAACGCAAGGTGCTCTTCTCTCGAGTATTCAGGCGGTTGGTGGGCCGTGCGGACGACGTGGTCCTACCTGGTTTCGAAGGGTTCAGTATATACAGGATAGGACGTTTCTTTCTTCAAGCATTGTCCGATGGACAACTAGCCATGCGTGCCTCGGCGATCGCGTTCAAGGTATTCATCGCATTCTTCCCCGCCGTGATCATGCTGCTTACACTGATCCCGTTCATTCCGATCGATGATTTCCAGATCAAACTGCTGGTCACCTTCCGTGATCTATTGCCACCGGAAGTTTACAAGTTCATCGAGACAACATTGCACGATCTATTGGTTAAAAAGCACGGTACACTGTTATCCGTAAGCTTCTTGATCGGATTGTACTTGGCCAGCAATAGCATCGATGCGATACTGCAAGGTTTCAGCCAGAGCACCAATCTGCACACGTGGCATAGTCCGTTGAAGCAACGACTGTTGAGTTTGGGTCTGCTGCTCGTGTTGCCAATTCTAGGACTGATCGGAATTCCCGTATTGACCATGAGCGGTATTGCCATTGACAGGCTCACCGATTACAGTATTCTTACGAGCCAAGTTCAGGTCTATGCGCTGGTCGCGGCAAAGTGGTTGATCTCCACATTGCTTGTTCTTGGTTTCGTTTCGATGCTATATGCTGCGGGTGATCCGACCTCCCCTAAATTCAGATTGATCACTCCTGGTGCATTGCTGGCCATGTTCCTGGTGCTAGTGATCTCTCAAGCGCTTGCATTCGTATTCAGCAACATTACCGATTACAATGCGCTGTACGGTTCCATAGGCGCTATTCTCGCCGTTCAATTGTGGATCTATTTCAATATGATAGCGTTGCTCATTGGACATGAGTTGAACTCCGCGATCGTAAAAGCAAGGGTGGATCATCGTGCAAATCTGAAGATCAGGAAACTAGCAGCCAGCCCCGTGTGA
- a CDS encoding glycosyltransferase, protein MRDPEHVLVITYWSYADALVQTYTLPYLRIMLGVMPEGSSIHIVTLEKDGNEDPVQEAGIIHHPYAYHSLGIRGSFMIIGLVRSLVSVVRRSSITTIHAWCTPAGMIGYLVSKITGRRLVLDSYEPHAEAMVENGTWSSGGFAFRILFLFERLQSKRASVLIAATEGMRDYAKKKYGITDKPFYVKPACVDLKKFSAKDRKDPELLRSMGLEEKFVIVYAGKFGGIYLDKEVFEFLREAYDHWGTRVQVLLLTGHTLQELMPWIEQVGLPQEIFTIKFVSHADIPRYMGLGDVALTPVRPVPTKRYCTPIKDGEYWALGLPVIITAGISDDSDIIAAKGIGAVLEGLDQRSYRKALRTIDHLLATHTPDQRYRTVRAVAEKYRTFDIAKAIYEDVYGEK, encoded by the coding sequence ATGCGTGATCCGGAGCATGTATTGGTGATCACGTATTGGTCATATGCCGATGCCTTGGTCCAGACCTATACGTTGCCTTACCTGCGTATTATGCTGGGCGTTATGCCGGAGGGTAGCTCCATTCACATTGTAACATTGGAAAAGGATGGAAATGAAGATCCAGTGCAGGAGGCAGGAATTATTCACCATCCGTACGCGTATCATTCATTGGGAATTCGTGGGTCGTTCATGATCATCGGACTGGTGCGTTCATTGGTCAGCGTGGTGCGCAGGTCCAGTATCACAACGATCCATGCGTGGTGTACACCAGCTGGCATGATCGGGTATTTGGTATCCAAGATCACCGGGCGCCGTTTGGTATTGGATAGTTATGAGCCACATGCAGAAGCCATGGTGGAGAACGGAACATGGTCATCAGGTGGTTTTGCGTTCCGGATCTTGTTCCTCTTCGAACGATTACAATCCAAACGGGCCAGTGTGCTCATAGCCGCCACGGAGGGCATGCGGGATTATGCAAAGAAGAAGTATGGTATTACGGATAAACCGTTTTATGTCAAACCAGCATGCGTTGACCTGAAAAAATTCAGCGCAAAGGACCGCAAGGACCCGGAATTATTGCGCTCTATGGGGCTAGAAGAAAAATTCGTGATCGTATATGCCGGCAAGTTCGGAGGGATCTATTTGGATAAGGAAGTATTCGAATTCCTGCGCGAGGCTTATGATCATTGGGGAACACGCGTTCAGGTGCTACTACTTACAGGGCATACGTTGCAGGAGTTGATGCCATGGATCGAACAGGTCGGGCTGCCGCAAGAGATCTTTACGATCAAGTTCGTGTCGCATGCGGATATTCCGAGATATATGGGCCTTGGCGACGTTGCATTGACCCCGGTCAGGCCCGTTCCGACCAAGAGGTATTGCACGCCGATAAAGGATGGTGAGTATTGGGCATTAGGATTACCAGTGATAATAACTGCTGGGATCTCGGATGATTCGGATATCATTGCGGCGAAGGGGATCGGTGCCGTTTTGGAAGGTCTGGACCAACGGAGCTATCGGAAGGCGCTTAGAACGATAGATCACCTGCTGGCAACCCATACTCCGGATCAACGTTATAGGACCGTGCGAGCAGTTGCAGAGAAGTATCGCACTTTTGATATCGCGAAGGCGATCTATGAAGATGTCTATGGAGAAAAGTAA
- a CDS encoding class I SAM-dependent methyltransferase — MGITTPRKKPKHVLLSLIYRLQKLLPMSTKRKMKLFLDLEWIFDRLAMESSFKFYETKDHPFRRFAKEFLLHRIRAEHVVLDIGCHQGHITAMVATKAKTVVGVDHDSAAIEFAKRSYTGPNLTFLHMDAMTYLQGNSMKFDVLILSHILEHLDSPEQFLSDFKQYFDHIYIELPDFDKTYLNHYRQDLGMALIYTDDDHVSEFDRMELLTMLSKIGIKVEESEYRFGVQRLWCSVIR, encoded by the coding sequence ATGGGAATTACCACACCGCGTAAAAAGCCGAAACACGTTCTGCTGTCGCTCATTTATCGGTTGCAGAAGCTGCTTCCAATGAGCACAAAGCGAAAAATGAAGCTCTTCTTGGATCTGGAGTGGATCTTTGATCGGTTGGCAATGGAGTCTTCCTTCAAGTTCTACGAGACCAAGGATCATCCGTTCCGGCGATTCGCGAAAGAATTCCTGTTGCATCGAATACGCGCTGAACATGTGGTATTGGACATTGGTTGTCATCAAGGACACATTACAGCAATGGTTGCAACAAAGGCGAAGACAGTCGTTGGTGTTGACCATGACAGTGCGGCGATCGAGTTTGCAAAGCGTTCCTATACTGGCCCCAACCTGACTTTCCTGCACATGGATGCCATGACGTACCTCCAAGGCAATTCCATGAAGTTCGATGTGCTTATCCTCTCCCATATTCTTGAGCACTTGGATTCCCCCGAACAGTTCCTGTCGGATTTCAAGCAGTATTTCGATCATATCTATATCGAGCTACCTGATTTTGACAAGACCTACCTGAACCACTACCGGCAAGACCTTGGCATGGCATTGATCTACACGGATGACGACCACGTATCTGAATTCGATCGAATGGAGCTACTGACCATGTTGTCGAAAATTGGTATCAAAGTGGAAGAGAGCGAATACCGTTTCGGAGTGCAACGTCTTTGGTGTAGCGTAATAAGATAA
- the nadC gene encoding carboxylating nicotinate-nucleotide diphosphorylase, with the protein MIVLPPLTEELIDRAFAEDVGDGDHTTLSTIPASANGAAQLLVKDTGILAGVELALAIIERYDPQLIPKVFLEDGAQVKPSDVVMIIHGPVRSILVVERLLLNFMQRMSGIATLTNRFVSAIEGTGCRVLDTRKTTPGLREIEKWAVRIGGGTNHRMGLYDMMMIKDNHVDFAGGIPQAIAAARTYQKDRDLKLPIEIETRNISEVQQVLETGGIQRIMLDNFTPKNMREAVSLINDTYETEASGGITLTTARAYAETGVNFISVGALTHSFACLDLSLKAL; encoded by the coding sequence TTGATCGTGCTTCCACCGTTGACCGAGGAATTGATCGACCGCGCCTTTGCCGAGGATGTCGGTGATGGTGACCACACCACGCTTAGCACGATACCCGCTAGTGCCAATGGTGCTGCGCAATTGTTAGTGAAGGATACCGGTATCCTTGCGGGTGTTGAGCTGGCATTGGCGATCATTGAACGCTATGACCCGCAATTGATCCCCAAGGTATTCCTTGAAGACGGCGCACAGGTGAAACCCAGCGATGTGGTGATGATCATCCATGGACCTGTGCGAAGCATCCTTGTCGTTGAACGGTTATTACTGAATTTCATGCAGCGCATGAGCGGTATTGCTACGTTGACGAACAGATTCGTTTCAGCCATTGAAGGAACTGGCTGTCGCGTGCTGGATACACGGAAAACCACACCCGGACTTCGTGAGATCGAGAAATGGGCCGTGCGTATCGGTGGCGGTACCAATCATCGTATGGGTTTGTACGACATGATGATGATCAAGGATAATCATGTGGATTTCGCAGGGGGAATTCCCCAAGCAATTGCTGCGGCCAGAACCTACCAAAAAGACCGTGATCTGAAATTACCGATCGAGATCGAGACACGTAACATCTCTGAAGTACAACAGGTTCTTGAAACCGGTGGGATCCAACGCATAATGCTCGATAACTTCACGCCAAAGAACATGCGTGAAGCAGTGAGCTTGATCAATGACACCTACGAGACCGAAGCATCAGGAGGCATAACGCTGACCACCGCTCGAGCATATGCCGAAACGGGCGTCAACTTCATATCCGTGGGTGCGCTTACCCATAGCTTTGCCTGCCTTGACCTCAGTTTGAAAGCATTGTGA
- a CDS encoding glycosyltransferase family 4 protein: protein MHVLHTFANNDHVPYLTWFTDRAVQEGDPTYTFLIMYPERPGIMDEMQAKGFKCEWIRYRDSHRKLDMLMALPRLWRYMRKYRPDIVHCNLFDDSVPGLIAAKLAGVKVRVITKQDTGYHYLHAPHWMAVDRFNSRMATHVLAISNESKRFLIHKEGTPEHKITLVHNGIPSEQFTRQDPVVMDRLKQRFGTANKGPIIGTVARFIEWKGYKLILAAAMELVKEHPDALFLLCGSGAEEPEIRTMIEESGLKNNVVLTGWIDRSEMASFYGLLDVYFHAAILEPFGLVYPEAMMNSVPVVSTFTGAAADAIEDGKNGILVTERTGKALAEGVERLLRSDHRSIGIAGRKTALAMYSFDVMWQGTVDLYRNALKPVE, encoded by the coding sequence ATGCACGTCCTGCACACATTCGCCAACAACGACCATGTCCCCTATTTGACGTGGTTCACGGATCGTGCCGTGCAGGAAGGAGATCCGACCTACACCTTCTTGATCATGTACCCGGAACGGCCAGGGATCATGGACGAGATGCAGGCGAAAGGGTTCAAGTGTGAATGGATACGGTATAGGGATTCGCATCGCAAACTGGACATGCTGATGGCGCTGCCACGGCTCTGGCGATACATGCGAAAATATCGTCCGGACATTGTGCATTGCAATTTATTCGATGATTCCGTTCCGGGGTTGATCGCAGCAAAGCTCGCTGGTGTAAAGGTCCGTGTGATCACGAAACAGGACACTGGATATCACTACCTACATGCTCCACATTGGATGGCAGTGGACCGATTCAATTCGCGAATGGCCACGCATGTTCTCGCTATTTCCAACGAAAGCAAACGGTTCCTGATCCACAAGGAAGGAACTCCTGAACACAAGATCACGCTGGTACACAACGGTATTCCTTCTGAACAGTTCACGAGGCAGGACCCTGTTGTAATGGACCGACTAAAACAACGCTTCGGCACCGCGAACAAGGGCCCCATCATTGGAACCGTTGCCCGTTTCATTGAATGGAAAGGATATAAACTGATCCTAGCAGCAGCTATGGAGCTCGTGAAAGAACATCCGGATGCACTTTTTCTATTGTGCGGCAGCGGAGCAGAAGAACCTGAGATCCGCACGATGATCGAAGAATCTGGGCTGAAGAATAATGTGGTACTTACGGGTTGGATCGATCGCTCCGAAATGGCATCGTTCTATGGCCTTTTGGATGTTTACTTTCATGCAGCCATTCTGGAGCCGTTCGGATTGGTCTATCCAGAGGCAATGATGAATTCCGTTCCCGTTGTTAGTACGTTCACCGGCGCTGCCGCAGACGCAATAGAGGATGGAAAAAATGGTATTCTGGTTACCGAAAGAACAGGCAAGGCACTGGCCGAAGGAGTTGAACGATTGTTAAGGTCCGACCACAGGTCCATTGGAATTGCCGGAAGGAAAACAGCTTTGGCGATGTATTCATTCGATGTGATGTGGCAAGGCACCGTAGACCTGTATCGCAACGCCCTGAAACCTGTTGAATGA
- the rlmH gene encoding 23S rRNA (pseudouridine(1915)-N(3))-methyltransferase RlmH, with protein sequence MKIRLILVGRSERGFITEGITHYTQRLARTFPVEQVVLQEAGKGDIAYQQRTESERILAAFRPGEKVVVLDEKGKALTSPQFAGQLGGWRDQGVRQVAFVIGGAYGFTDEVRQRADLIMSLSAMTFPHQLVRVLFAEQLYRAFAILGGSPYHHE encoded by the coding sequence ATGAAGATCAGGCTGATACTTGTAGGACGAAGCGAACGTGGGTTCATCACGGAGGGCATAACACATTATACGCAACGGCTCGCAAGAACGTTTCCGGTTGAGCAGGTAGTGCTTCAGGAGGCCGGCAAGGGCGACATTGCCTACCAGCAACGTACCGAGAGTGAGCGCATATTAGCCGCCTTCAGGCCCGGTGAAAAAGTAGTTGTGTTGGATGAAAAGGGTAAGGCATTGACAAGTCCACAATTTGCTGGTCAACTAGGTGGTTGGCGGGATCAGGGAGTTCGACAAGTAGCATTCGTGATAGGTGGGGCATACGGGTTCACGGATGAAGTTCGCCAGCGCGCGGATCTGATCATGTCACTTTCAGCAATGACATTTCCCCACCAATTGGTTCGGGTGTTGTTCGCTGAGCAATTGTATCGTGCGTTCGCAATTTTGGGAGGAAGCCCTTATCATCACGAATAA
- the galE gene encoding UDP-glucose 4-epimerase GalE, giving the protein MEKSKRKILVTGGAGYIGSHTIIELLEKWDGEVVSIDHFANSDPATFDRIERIIGKRVRNHAVDLCDRAALDEVLAKERGVHGVIHFAAFKSVPESMADPNKYYHNNIASLLNILEGCVAHGIGSFIFSSSCSVYGNIADLPVSESTPLGPAESPYGYTKQIGERIVQDFTRVNPLLRSIALRYFNPVGAHASGTIGEAPINPPSSLVPVITRTASGKIPLLTVHGNDYDTVDGSCIRDYVHVSDIASAHVLAMEYCARMSATERYSVFNLGTGNGVSVLETIAAFEKISGLKLNYTVGPRRDGDVAAIYSDTTRSERELGWVAERDLEEMMRSAWAWEQHIAQ; this is encoded by the coding sequence ATGGAGAAAAGTAAGAGGAAGATACTGGTCACCGGGGGAGCAGGTTACATTGGGTCACACACGATCATTGAACTGTTGGAGAAATGGGATGGAGAGGTCGTTTCGATCGATCATTTTGCGAACTCGGATCCAGCGACCTTCGATCGGATCGAGCGGATCATCGGTAAACGCGTTAGGAACCATGCGGTCGACCTGTGTGATCGTGCTGCACTGGACGAAGTCCTTGCGAAAGAGCGAGGCGTACATGGCGTGATCCATTTTGCGGCGTTCAAATCGGTTCCGGAGTCAATGGCCGATCCGAATAAGTATTATCATAACAACATAGCCTCATTGCTGAATATTCTTGAAGGTTGTGTGGCCCATGGAATAGGAAGTTTCATATTTTCCTCATCCTGTTCGGTCTACGGCAACATCGCTGATCTTCCGGTCAGCGAATCCACACCGCTGGGACCTGCTGAATCACCCTACGGTTACACGAAACAGATCGGCGAGCGGATCGTGCAGGACTTCACGCGGGTGAATCCTCTGCTACGATCCATCGCGTTGCGTTATTTCAATCCGGTCGGAGCACATGCATCCGGAACCATTGGAGAAGCGCCGATAAATCCCCCAAGCAGTTTGGTGCCTGTGATCACCCGCACGGCGAGTGGTAAGATCCCATTATTGACCGTACATGGCAATGACTACGATACGGTGGACGGCTCATGCATACGGGATTACGTTCATGTTTCCGACATAGCATCTGCGCACGTGCTGGCGATGGAGTATTGTGCGAGAATGAGCGCAACGGAAAGGTATTCGGTCTTCAATTTGGGTACGGGCAACGGAGTAAGCGTATTGGAAACGATCGCGGCATTCGAGAAGATCAGTGGCCTGAAATTGAATTATACCGTAGGACCTAGACGCGATGGTGACGTAGCTGCGATCTATTCCGATACGACCAGGTCGGAAAGAGAACTGGGTTGGGTTGCGGAACGCGATCTGGAGGAAATGATGCGCTCGGCATGGGCCTGGGAGCAACATATTGCACAATAG
- a CDS encoding class I SAM-dependent methyltransferase has product MTSELGPRYSFKSIKTCNMCGSGPEQHDLMGQRLNGSQGSRPWKKKGVTTSVQKCKRCKLIFSDPMPIPLDLQDHYGVPPENYWVDGYFKVEENYFGHNLNRFRSLMEFKPGMTALDVGAGIGKAMIALNKAGFDTYGFEPSEPFRSRAIERMGIDPDRIQLGDIESIEYPEGKFDLISFGAVLEHLYDPSFCLGKAMRWLKPGGLVQIEVPSSQWLIHRLINASYAIRGSNYVANLSPMHPPYHLHEFGVKSFEENGKVNGYGIAFHEFYICQTFMPSILDGPLKWIMRRSGTGMQLSIWLRKS; this is encoded by the coding sequence ATGACGAGTGAGTTGGGGCCGAGGTATTCGTTCAAGTCGATCAAGACATGCAATATGTGCGGTTCAGGTCCAGAGCAACACGATCTGATGGGCCAACGCTTGAACGGCTCTCAAGGAAGCAGGCCTTGGAAGAAGAAGGGCGTAACCACAAGCGTGCAGAAATGCAAACGGTGCAAGTTGATATTTTCCGATCCAATGCCTATTCCATTGGATCTGCAGGATCATTACGGAGTTCCCCCGGAGAATTATTGGGTGGATGGATACTTCAAGGTGGAAGAGAATTACTTCGGGCATAACTTGAACCGCTTCCGGTCCTTGATGGAATTCAAGCCAGGAATGACCGCATTGGATGTCGGAGCGGGAATAGGTAAGGCCATGATAGCCTTGAACAAAGCAGGGTTCGATACATACGGATTCGAACCATCGGAGCCATTCCGAAGCCGTGCGATCGAACGTATGGGCATAGACCCGGACAGGATCCAGTTGGGCGACATTGAAAGCATCGAATACCCGGAAGGTAAATTCGATCTGATAAGTTTTGGCGCTGTTCTGGAGCATTTATACGATCCCTCTTTCTGTTTAGGGAAAGCAATGCGTTGGCTCAAGCCGGGCGGATTGGTCCAGATCGAAGTTCCATCATCACAATGGCTGATCCATAGATTGATAAATGCTTCATACGCGATCCGTGGAAGCAATTACGTTGCAAATCTTAGCCCAATGCATCCGCCTTACCACTTACATGAATTCGGCGTTAAGAGTTTTGAGGAAAATGGTAAGGTGAACGGTTATGGGATCGCATTCCATGAATTCTATATCTGCCAAACCTTCATGCCAAGCATTTTGGATGGACCATTGAAATGGATCATGCGCCGAAGCGGTACTGGCATGCAATTGAGCATCTGGTTACGCAAGTCATAA
- a CDS encoding DUF4783 domain-containing protein — MKRSIIRFALLFTFLLPFVGLQAQDPVKDKVVQAMKTGNSKDLADHFIPNLDLTVLDASDVYSKAQAEQILRKFFNEHPPLDLAIEHSGVSKFGDKYFIGILKTKDAQFRTTFFLKKTGEEFQVKQLRIEPSKNDF, encoded by the coding sequence ATGAAACGATCAATTATCCGCTTCGCACTACTTTTTACTTTCCTATTGCCTTTCGTGGGGCTACAAGCTCAGGATCCGGTGAAAGATAAAGTTGTACAAGCCATGAAGACCGGTAATTCAAAAGACCTTGCCGACCATTTCATCCCGAACTTGGATCTTACGGTACTGGATGCCTCCGATGTATATAGCAAAGCTCAGGCTGAGCAGATACTTCGCAAGTTCTTCAACGAGCATCCCCCTTTGGACCTTGCCATTGAGCACAGTGGCGTGAGCAAGTTCGGCGATAAATACTTCATTGGTATCCTGAAAACAAAGGATGCTCAATTCAGGACCACGTTCTTCCTGAAAAAGACCGGTGAGGAATTCCAAGTGAAACAGCTTCGCATTGAGCCGAGCAAGAACGACTTTTGA
- a CDS encoding glycosyltransferase family 2 protein — MPLVSVIIPAYNAERWIDSTLRSTLEQSIHDIEVILVDDGSSDGTTRIASGINDPRLRIIKQPNQGVSSARNTGIEHAKGTYFRFLDADDLMLPNDIEVKIATLNERNVDWVFSDALICNADSELTGETLKGTDGDVAKTILLGLDPAVPTAASNLLAHRRCFDAGVRFDTDLSNAADQGIALTLARSFSYAHVQQGLFLYRVHSTSMSRNLVLYQNDHLRLLNKAHKTDPSAGSAFWNVVMANAYWAIGGSWWVNGKNRVKAIPWLIRAWLKKPGIVLRSKHKAMTRRMALE, encoded by the coding sequence ATGCCGCTCGTGTCAGTCATAATTCCGGCATACAATGCTGAACGTTGGATAGACTCCACCCTTCGATCGACATTGGAACAATCGATCCATGACATCGAAGTGATCCTTGTCGACGACGGATCCAGTGATGGAACAACGCGAATTGCCAGTGGGATCAATGATCCTCGCTTGAGGATCATCAAGCAGCCCAACCAGGGTGTTAGTAGCGCACGGAACACGGGTATCGAACATGCGAAAGGGACCTATTTCCGCTTCCTTGATGCGGATGACCTGATGCTACCCAATGACATCGAGGTTAAGATCGCAACGCTGAATGAACGGAACGTTGACTGGGTTTTCAGCGATGCACTGATCTGCAATGCCGATTCTGAATTGACCGGTGAAACTCTGAAGGGCACTGATGGTGATGTTGCCAAGACCATCCTATTGGGCCTTGATCCGGCAGTACCAACTGCAGCGAGCAATCTACTTGCTCACAGGCGTTGTTTCGATGCTGGCGTCCGGTTCGATACCGACCTTTCCAACGCCGCCGACCAGGGCATTGCTTTAACACTGGCCCGATCTTTCTCCTATGCTCATGTGCAACAAGGCCTTTTTCTGTACCGCGTCCATTCGACAAGTATGAGCAGAAATCTTGTGCTCTACCAGAATGATCATTTACGTTTATTGAACAAGGCCCATAAGACAGATCCAAGTGCAGGATCGGCATTCTGGAATGTTGTAATGGCAAATGCCTACTGGGCCATTGGCGGCAGCTGGTGGGTGAACGGAAAAAACAGGGTCAAGGCAATTCCATGGCTCATCCGCGCATGGTTGAAGAAGCCTGGTATCGTTCTCAGATCCAAACATAAGGCCATGACCAGACGAATGGCCTTGGAGTAG